TTTTTGCAAGCACAGCGATGAATTTTCTCTTCGTTGGTTTCGGAATGGGAGTAGCAATACCAACAATTGTCATACCAGCATTAACAGGCCTAAAGAATAGAGATGAAAATGAGTTTTTACGTTTTACGGATGTTCAAGCTAGTTGGTTTGGTGAGATTTTTCgacctaaaataaatttaagcattaaaaaatttaattttatttacagcaAGCGTTTCTTACATTTCGCAACCGTTTGGGAGTCTGTTATCTGCAGTGATTCTTGAGTACTTGGGACACCGAAAAAGCATGATATTAGTTGATATTCTTCACATTATTGGGTGGTTAATGCTGTATTTTGCCTCCAGTGtcgttgaattatttattgcgGTCGTTATTCTCGGAATTGGGGTTGGATTTATTGAAGCACCAATTTTGACATATGTTGGAGAGATCACGTAAGTTAagttttctaataaataattttattcgagtaaagcaaaaaagtttaataattcacaaattaataaaaaatgatttttacggtgtttaaaaaaaaataaaaaaaaaatgattaaacttatattattttttaaaaaaattttattagaaattttaaataaaataaattaaaattttaaattttttgatcaagttttgcctattttattaaaatttttaatttattttttttttttaactaaacaaaaaaaatcaaaagaatcttatcttataaaaataaagttttttttgcttccaTATTTTTGTtcccaaattttgaaaatatgtaataaagtccttacatattttaatttaaaaatttgacaaatttattttagtgagCCAAGTATTCGTGGAGTCATGACGTCAGCAGgtatatattataaattaaaattccatgaaaaaaattacaattttatttttaaattttcatttcagcaCTTTTTTCTGCAGGCAGcggatttacatttttattatttcttggaACGCAGACCACGTGGCGTACCGCTTCCTTGATATGTTGCTCTGTTCCCATCGTGACAGCAATTTCATGCCTTTTTATTCCCGACAGTCCGTATTGGTTACTTTCCAAAAATCGAGAGAAAGATGCCTTTAAAAGTCTTCAATGGCTTCGTGGAGCCGCAAATGAAGAAATTGTAATCCAAGAGTTCagcgaaatgaaattttacaacGAAAATGCGAACAAATGCATTCCATGTCAGAAAAAGCGAGTCACAATTTGCTCTCATACCGAAAGTTTCCGTGAAAAAGCGAAAGAAATGCTGCGAAAACGAACATTGAAGCCATTTTTGCTTGTGCTCTCATTTTTCACGTTCTATCAACTGAGTGGAATGCACGCCATGCGCTCGTATCTCGTACAACTTTTCGAGACTTTTGATTCTCCGATCGACTCGAACTGGGCAAGTGTAATTTTTGGCATTATGGCAACGAGTGCGAACATCGTTTGCACAATTTCCGTCAAATTTATCGGTAAACGACGATTATCGCTGATTTCAATGGCTTTTGCGAGTCTCAGTTGCTTTGCACTCGCATTGTACGCTTTTATGGTGATCCCGCATGAATGGTCGAGTTTTGACAAACACATGAAAGGTCCATCGGAGCAACTTGAAGACGGATTAACGTACATTCCATTCGTTCTTTTCTTGATTTTGTCATTCGCTACAAATGTGGGAATCGTTCCTATCCCGTGGATGTTAATTAGTGAAGTTTTTCCGATCAAAACTCGTGGATTGGCTGGCGGATTGATTGTGgcattttatacttttatcaGTTGCATCACCACCAAAACTTATTTGGATCTGGAAAGAGCTTTGGCAGTGTGgggaacaattttattttatggagtAATTGGAGCAATTggatttgtttttatatttttgttcattccgGAGACGGAAAAATGCACGTTGGAAGATATTGAGAGACATTTTTCAGATAATAAGCGCAAACTGACagatattaaaattcagaaaaatattaaagtggACACAAATCAAAATGCAATGTCAGAAGTTCATGACAACAAAGCAtttgaaaagaattgaaaaaagttaatattgttgttttgaaatacaatcaatttttcgaaaatttagaattttcttctgaaacaaaaataaaattaacgtaagccactttaaattaaacccaaaatttttatgagaccaaaatgactaaaatgtgaaaaaaatcaaaatctcttctaaaaattatgttttacaaaaatatttttttttctaaagtttgttgaaaattttatgcataatgagaaaaatttaattttaaatttttgatataaaaaataaaatgaaaatcaagaattaggtaagattttttttgtttgtttagaacctatataacaattaaaatttttgcacattaTTCCTGTAatactgtaaaaatttaacatttttttaaattttggtattttttgaatttttttccggtTTTTcgattctaaaattttagcttttaacaAAACTATTctgtttcatttgaattttaaaaaaaaatcaaagtcgCTTTCATTGAACGGCTTGATCAGTGATGCATAATGACTCTTAATGCCAATCTTATCTAATTTCAGTACACAACACTCTTGACATTGCGTTGGATGTTGTTGTGACAAaactacatattttttttctatttaattaactaatgctcagacaaaaattcacaaacatTGGATTAACATTATCTTGTAATAATTCTGTAAATAAACGCGAGAGCAACAGTAACAACAAAACTTCATAATTTTCCAGGTACCTGACttgtttttttgtctctcacgaaaaaaaatgagaagttGGTTAGCTACAAATAATCAAGTCGCCTCACTTTGGAGGCAGATCCTTCTCTCATTTCTGATATACTGTGAGTTCGGTCCTCACGCAATTGATAAGCTGctgattaaaatgtttaaacagCATTATCTTGATAAAGTTTCAAtgtaatttgagatttttcgtCTCATCTTCTCCGCATTTCAACAGCTTCCGTCAATTGGGTGACTTGGTATTGGACGATAACGTTTAAAATGGATGTTAATTCCGAGTAAGatacaaattttacatgaaaattcaCGTTTTTAATGTGCTTTTCTGCCACAGCAATGAAGTCGGCTACACAATTGAGGATGTCCAGTTGAtgcaaaataatggaaaaattaatacaaaaaccgGAGCAGCGGAAATCCAAGAAGTTTCGGCTTTTCGGAGGATTTTGCCACAAGTGTTAGCGAGTTGCGTCAaacatttgttaattttggaCTTGGCGATTTCAATTAGTTTTCCCGCGGTACTGATTCCGCAGTTGACCGGTGTGAGAAATCGAGCTCCCGAGGAGACTTTGTGGTTTAATGACATCCAAGCATCGTGGTTTGGtaagaaaatacaaaatttcctgcttttttcgatttttaaggaaatttgaaatttcagcTAGTCTTGCGTTTATTTGTCAGCCCATTGGAAGTACGTTATCCGGAATAGTCTTGGAAGAATTGGGTCGTAAAAAAGCCATGATGATCGTTAATTTGCCTCACATTGCGGCATGGTTGATGTTGTATTATGCAACCGAGTTGAAAACTGTTTTTTCTGCAAATATTTTGCTGGGATTAGGAGTGAGTTTAtcttattcttaaatttatgatatgccaaaaattataaaattttttttaggttgggTTTATGGAAGCACCTGTCTTGACTTACGTTGGAGAAATTACGTACGTGTAatctttttgtttgtgtttgtactttaaattgacaaataatgaaaaaaatttcaattttcagcattttttacaaagttttttttaaagaaaaatttgaattttttgaaataaactaagaatttttttttaaattaaattgtagatttttaaatattagtttttttttaaatttaaattttagagcaACCAAAttaagtttgttaaaaaaaattaaaaaatctattttttttaaattttaacctgaaattaattttataacttaaaaattttggtaaaaaatgctaaaaattgataatttttctcaaaatatatcaatttaatgattttttttaaatcttagcACTTCTTATCAGTACCTACcttaaatacattaaaattaattatattttttcttacaaatagTGAACCTTCTGTCCGTGGAATTCTATCAGCCCTTGCAAGTGTCATGTCCTCACTGGGTGCAGCTCTACTTTACATCGTCGGTTCAAAAACCACGTGGCGAAATACAGCTCTTTTTGCATCAGCAGTCCCAATGATTACAATTGTTTGTCTCACATTCGTGCCAGAAACGCCAATTTGGCTTCTTTCAAAGGATCGCAAAGTACAAGCATTGAGATCACTTCAatggtaaattaatttttcactttttttttcattaaattaacaattttttcatgaatttccagGCTACGTGGATGGGTAACTCCAATGACAGTCAAAAAAGAGTTCCACCAAATGCGTCGTTATGTCGAGACCTCCAACTATTGTCGTCCCTGCCAGAGACAAGGCATCAAATGTGAGCACCCCAAACCGACTCTTGGGgaaaaaatcaagcaaatcACGCGCCAAAAGTCGTTAAAGCCACTTTTTATCATTCTCATGTGCTTTTTCTTCTCGGTCGTATCGATCGTGCAAACTATGCGTCCATATTTCatccaaattttcgaaaaatatcacATGGCCATCGATCCGAGTCTCATGATGATTCTCGTTGGTGTCACGGCTTTCATCGGAAATATCACCGCTGTCGTTGGCATCCGGATAATTGGCAAGCGGAAAATGGTTCTTGCCTCAATGACGAGTACTGCAGTTTTTAGTTTCTGTCTTGCAGTGTATTCTTGGCGAATTTTCCCGTATGGCCTGAGTTCTTTtgataaagttgatttcaCCGGAAAACCAGAGACTTACACGCCAATTGTGCTTTTTATGTCACTGGCATTTAGCACAAATTTGGGCATCACCGTGATTCCGTGGGTGATGATTAGCGAGATTTTCCCGAATCAAACGCGATCGATGTCTAGCGGAATAACGGCAGCTTGCGTGCATCTGATGTATTTTACTTCGACAAAATCTTACTACAGTTTGGAGACATCGATCAGTCTCTTCGGAATGATTAGCTTTTATGCATTCGTCGCGATCGCTGGCACACTCTTCATGTACAACTATTTGCCCGAAACTGAGGGAAAGACGCTCGAAGAAATTGAAGCGCACTTTTCTGATAACAGTCTCAAGTTGAGCGACCATAAAATTCGACCAACCACCGTAACAATTAAGCGATGAAAGTctgttgaacgaaaaaaaaaaaatatttgcaataaaaatgtgtttccTCAAGGTAACAGTTAAAACCTCGTGGTTTTCTTCGGATTTTCTACCTCATCATCTTAAGTTATGTACAGTAATCATGGTAATTGTTTTTCTTATCTCTAATGACGCCGTTCATTGTCCTATCTTTAGATCAAATATTTCGAGTAATCTGAGTGCAAATATTAGCGGAGTTCATTTAAACGTaggtttttcattatttctttGAGATTTAACGCAAAAACATGGGAAACTAGTGTAACCCGTGAATTTTGTTtcaccattaaaaattttgcccaaaACTCTgcaattaaagtaatttttgaaaaaaaaaaaattaaaatatgcaatGAACTTTACGTgccatttttataatttttttttatttttcccgaattttttcattaatcgtctatttttttgttttttaaacctgacactgtataaaaaaaatgaaaaaatttgaattgttttgttacaaaatttataaaaaatttttagttttcatttcattatgtaacgattgaaaaaaatttttaacgaaataacACAAATTCTGCCTCACGAatcattttaagaattttttctatatgtcaggtttaactaaaaaaaattttgaaatagaaaatttaaaaggattattggaaaaattcgtggaaaatcaagaaaaactcctaaatatgtatgtaaaattcattgcatacctcatcatattttattcaaatttaatttgtaaattgcGTTTATTGCATAGTTTTTGGGTtgaatttctgtaaaaaaaaattacaggtgAAACGAAGATCAAGGGTGCcgctaattttataaatatagatGAAAATTGTGGTCTTCCTCGCAAAATAATACGTTTTCGACATTTTATTGTGCCCTAATTTAGATATTTGTTGTCCACAAATAAGATGAACTCGTATCTGGCGTAGATGCTCGACTtagaattaaatgattttattgtattttacaCTCATATTCTTACAACAAACGAGAGATAGcagtaatatttaatatatatatctGTCAAAACCTTTTTGAAACGACTGATAAACTCTTAGTCAGTCTACGGTGGTGAACTTGAATGCACTTCACCCGCGATTCCGTCTCTCATTTTACGTTGTAATCTCattcaaacattttgaatCATGGATTACAAACAAGAAGAgtaataaatacatttttttgtgtgacgcaattgaattttcaatcaaatcctTTCAGCTCCGAAAAGGGTGTCTACCACAAATTGAGCCTCATGGAGAGCGAATACTTCAAGAAACAACCGAATGTGAAGCCAATTAGTGCATTTAGGCGAATTTTGCCACAAGTGTTTGCCAGCGCGGcacaaaatttacttattCTGGATTTGGCAATGGCAATGAACTTTCCCACAATTGCGATTCCGGCATTGCGAGGCATTCGGAACAGAGATATCGACGAGGTTATTACCTTTACGGAGACGCATGCATCGTGGTTTGGTGAGTTAATGAGTCacatgtgataaaaaaaaatttgaccgtTATTTTTAGCAAGCATGGCCTTTATTTGTCAACCGATTGGGAGTATCTTATCAGGGGTGATTGTGGAAAAGTTGGGTCGAAAACGTGCAATGATCGTTGTTAATTTGCCACATATTGCTGCTTGGTTGATGCTTTATTTTGCGCAGAGCATTGAAATGGTGTTTGTTGCTAATTTACTGCTGGGACTTGGAGTTGGATTTATGGAAGCTCCTGTTATCACTTATGTTGGAGAGATatcgtgagtattttttttttgttttcaaaaaattagaccgctttcaaattaattttaattaattttgtcgagaatgttgaaaaattttattaaaaaaaatattgaggtgataaaatttaattaagaaaatattttttttagattttatttaaatgcttAAGATTTTATTGTAGGTAcgttattcataaatttcaactcaaaatttttttaaatttaattttggtcacgtgactaattttctttaatcagaaaatattaaaaaaaaaaacaaaaatgcttttaaacagctaaaacttttttaaattcagtcatttcatgttaaatagtatttcaaaacaagaaaaaaatttttttgacctttcctctaaaattttttgataaaatatttttaaaataaaataaaagaaccaattttaatttttttagtgagcCCTCAATTCGTGGAATTTTGATTTCAATGGCGCAAATCGGTTATGCGCTCGGCTGTTTTATTCTTTACCTCATCGGAGCTTCCACCAATTGGCGCAATACCGCCCTCCTCTGTTGCATTGTTCCCGTTTTTACGATGTTTGCCGTCAGCTTAGTGCCCGAGACTCCGTTGTGGCTCCTTTCGAAGGGCAGAAAAGCCGAAGCGCAAAAATCGCTGCAATGGCTCCGTGGCTGGGTGCCAAAGGAAAATGTCGCACAAGAGTTTCACGACATTCAACGGTACAACGAAGACTCGCACCGCTGTGTGGCCTGCCAAAAAACCGAACAAAAATGCAATCATCCGAAACCAAGTCTGGGACAACGATGGAAGGAACTGTTCCGCAAAAACACA
The sequence above is drawn from the Culicoides brevitarsis isolate CSIRO-B50_1 chromosome 1, AGI_CSIRO_Cbre_v1, whole genome shotgun sequence genome and encodes:
- the LOC134837512 gene encoding facilitated trehalose transporter Tret1-like; translation: MNKTQEKFNKKEEKSTFRRILPQIFASTAMNFLFVGFGMGVAIPTIVIPALTGLKNRDENEFLRFTDVQASWFASVSYISQPFGSLLSAVILEYLGHRKSMILVDILHIIGWLMLYFASSVVELFIAVVILGIGVGFIEAPILTYVGEITEPSIRGVMTSAALFSAGSGFTFLLFLGTQTTWRTASLICCSVPIVTAISCLFIPDSPYWLLSKNREKDAFKSLQWLRGAANEEIVIQEFSEMKFYNENANKCIPCQKKRVTICSHTESFREKAKEMLRKRTLKPFLLVLSFFTFYQLSGMHAMRSYLVQLFETFDSPIDSNWASVIFGIMATSANIVCTISVKFIGKRRLSLISMAFASLSCFALALYAFMVIPHEWSSFDKHMKGPSEQLEDGLTYIPFVLFLILSFATNVGIVPIPWMLISEVFPIKTRGLAGGLIVAFYTFISCITTKTYLDLERALAVWGTILFYGVIGAIGFVFIFLFIPETEKCTLEDIERHFSDNKRKLTDIKIQKNIKVDTNQNAMSEVHDNKAFEKN
- the LOC134837046 gene encoding facilitated trehalose transporter Tret1-like; its protein translation is MDVNSDNEVGYTIEDVQLMQNNGKINTKTGAAEIQEVSAFRRILPQVLASCVKHLLILDLAISISFPAVLIPQLTGVRNRAPEETLWFNDIQASWFASLAFICQPIGSTLSGIVLEELGRKKAMMIVNLPHIAAWLMLYYATELKTVFSANILLGLGVGFMEAPVLTYVGEITEPSVRGILSALASVMSSLGAALLYIVGSKTTWRNTALFASAVPMITIVCLTFVPETPIWLLSKDRKVQALRSLQWLRGWVTPMTVKKEFHQMRRYVETSNYCRPCQRQGIKCEHPKPTLGEKIKQITRQKSLKPLFIILMCFFFSVVSIVQTMRPYFIQIFEKYHMAIDPSLMMILVGVTAFIGNITAVVGIRIIGKRKMVLASMTSTAVFSFCLAVYSWRIFPYGLSSFDKVDFTGKPETYTPIVLFMSLAFSTNLGITVIPWVMISEIFPNQTRSMSSGITAACVHLMYFTSTKSYYSLETSISLFGMISFYAFVAIAGTLFMYNYLPETEGKTLEEIEAHFSDNSLKLSDHKIRPTTVTIKR
- the LOC134838002 gene encoding facilitated trehalose transporter Tret1-like — translated: MDYKQEDSEKGVYHKLSLMESEYFKKQPNVKPISAFRRILPQVFASAAQNLLILDLAMAMNFPTIAIPALRGIRNRDIDEVITFTETHASWFASMAFICQPIGSILSGVIVEKLGRKRAMIVVNLPHIAAWLMLYFAQSIEMVFVANLLLGLGVGFMEAPVITYVGEISEPSIRGILISMAQIGYALGCFILYLIGASTNWRNTALLCCIVPVFTMFAVSLVPETPLWLLSKGRKAEAQKSLQWLRGWVPKENVAQEFHDIQRYNEDSHRCVACQKTEQKCNHPKPSLGQRWKELFRKNTMKPFFIIFSCFFFSCFTTATSMRPYYIQIFEKYQIEPNQMTVWIGVVGVLANLGCAAGVKLFGKRTTTIVSMGGITVLSIGLAIHTWKELPRGLTSFDKLPSDQEFGGSASIIAMALFLGLAFCTNVGIISVPWIMVSEIYPNKTRGLASGLTAALNYTMFFISIKTYYDLETSISLFGAICLYGAIGFLGTIFIYIFLPETEGKTLEEIEEHFSDSKKKLSDRKIVSQKLLN